One window of Mobula hypostoma chromosome 30, sMobHyp1.1, whole genome shotgun sequence genomic DNA carries:
- the LOC134339784 gene encoding cathepsin L-like isoform X1, which produces MLGEWGGGKGPDRDYKRRYTSLQSTTAAGVVRTSVVLLCCSVSGADIAMFRLLVACLVATQLVPSRCSSPADLPEDEEDEAMFQMRSDFEEFKVAYNRSYDGEEEENRRFQIFVENMKKAEQMEDDDRGTAEHGVTKFSDMTDEEFEQFYLNPLTMNDTSWIQEMAKVPVAEPIAECRIRRRIDWRSYGAVTSVKNQDQCGACWAFATIANVESMWFLKTKRLISMSEQELLDCDHFDRACKGGYPYNAFRSIMQLGGMMSERTYPYRAAQHHCRFRRSLVVARVLTYKRIRPNECEMKRWVAKRGPIIVMMNARALKGYRRGILRPNWFWCPPITLNHVLLVVGYGVERGLPYWIIKNSWGRNWGENGYFRIYWGEKACGLNRFPMTAIV; this is translated from the exons ATGctgggtgagtgggggggggggaaggggccAGACAGGGACTATAAGAGACGGTACACGTCCTTGCAGTCCACCACAGCGGCTGGAGTTGTCCGAACGAGTGTG GTCCTGCTCTGTTGTTCGGTATCGGGTGCGGATATCGCAATGTTCCGGCTTCTCGTTGCCTGCCTGGTGGCGACCCAGCTCGTCCCGTCTCGGTGCTCCTCCCCGGCGGATCTGCCAGAAGATGAGGAGGACGAGGCGATG TTCCAAATGCGGTCCGATTTCGAGGAGTTCAAAGTGGCTTACAACAGGAGTTATGACGGAGAGGAAG AAGAGAATCGCCGTTTCCAGATCTTCGTGGAGAACATGAAGAAAGCTGAGCAGATGGAAGACGACGACAGAGGAACGGCCGAGCATGGAGTCACCAAATTCAGTGACATGACAG acGAGGAATTCGAGCAGTTCTACCTCAACCCGTTGACGATGAACGACACGTCCTGGATACAGGAGATGGCGAAGGTGCCGGTGGCCGAACCGATTGCGGAATGTCGGATTCGTCGGCGAATAGACTGGAGAAGTTACGGTGCGGTAACGTCAGTCAAAAATCAG GACCAGTGTGGCGCCTGCTGGGCCTTCGCAACCATCGCCAACGTGGAGTCCATGTGGTTCCTCAAGACCAAGCGACTGATCAGCATGTCGGAGCAAG AGCTCCTGGATTGTGACCACTTTGACAGAGCCTGTAAAGGTGGCTACCCCTACAACGCCTTCAGAAGTATTATGCAACTGG GGGGGATGATGTCTGAGAGGACCTATCCCTACCGGGCAGCGCAGCACCACTGCAGGTTCCGGCGCAGTCTCGTCGTTGCCCGGGTCCTGACCTACAAACGCATTAGGCCTAATGAGTGCG AAATGAAGAGGTGGGTGGCCAAGAGAGGACCCATCATCGTCATGATGAATGCGCGAGCACTGAAA GGCTACAGGCGAGGCATCCTCCGTCCCAACTGGTTTTGGTGCCCCCCCATCACACTCAATCATGTGCTCCTGGTTGTGGGGTATGGAGTCG AAAGGGGGTTGCCTTACTGGATCATAAAGAACAGTTGGGGAAGGAACTGGGGCGAAAAC GGATATTTTCGCATCTACTGGGGTGAGAAGGCCTGCGGACTGAACCGTTTCCCCATGACTGCCATTGTGTAG
- the LOC134339784 gene encoding cathepsin L-like isoform X2, giving the protein MLRELCTVGWVVLLCCSVSGADIAMFRLLVACLVATQLVPSRCSSPADLPEDEEDEAMFQMRSDFEEFKVAYNRSYDGEEEENRRFQIFVENMKKAEQMEDDDRGTAEHGVTKFSDMTDEEFEQFYLNPLTMNDTSWIQEMAKVPVAEPIAECRIRRRIDWRSYGAVTSVKNQDQCGACWAFATIANVESMWFLKTKRLISMSEQELLDCDHFDRACKGGYPYNAFRSIMQLGGMMSERTYPYRAAQHHCRFRRSLVVARVLTYKRIRPNECEMKRWVAKRGPIIVMMNARALKGYRRGILRPNWFWCPPITLNHVLLVVGYGVERGLPYWIIKNSWGRNWGENGYFRIYWGEKACGLNRFPMTAIV; this is encoded by the exons atgctgagggagctctgcactgtagGATGGGTG GTCCTGCTCTGTTGTTCGGTATCGGGTGCGGATATCGCAATGTTCCGGCTTCTCGTTGCCTGCCTGGTGGCGACCCAGCTCGTCCCGTCTCGGTGCTCCTCCCCGGCGGATCTGCCAGAAGATGAGGAGGACGAGGCGATG TTCCAAATGCGGTCCGATTTCGAGGAGTTCAAAGTGGCTTACAACAGGAGTTATGACGGAGAGGAAG AAGAGAATCGCCGTTTCCAGATCTTCGTGGAGAACATGAAGAAAGCTGAGCAGATGGAAGACGACGACAGAGGAACGGCCGAGCATGGAGTCACCAAATTCAGTGACATGACAG acGAGGAATTCGAGCAGTTCTACCTCAACCCGTTGACGATGAACGACACGTCCTGGATACAGGAGATGGCGAAGGTGCCGGTGGCCGAACCGATTGCGGAATGTCGGATTCGTCGGCGAATAGACTGGAGAAGTTACGGTGCGGTAACGTCAGTCAAAAATCAG GACCAGTGTGGCGCCTGCTGGGCCTTCGCAACCATCGCCAACGTGGAGTCCATGTGGTTCCTCAAGACCAAGCGACTGATCAGCATGTCGGAGCAAG AGCTCCTGGATTGTGACCACTTTGACAGAGCCTGTAAAGGTGGCTACCCCTACAACGCCTTCAGAAGTATTATGCAACTGG GGGGGATGATGTCTGAGAGGACCTATCCCTACCGGGCAGCGCAGCACCACTGCAGGTTCCGGCGCAGTCTCGTCGTTGCCCGGGTCCTGACCTACAAACGCATTAGGCCTAATGAGTGCG AAATGAAGAGGTGGGTGGCCAAGAGAGGACCCATCATCGTCATGATGAATGCGCGAGCACTGAAA GGCTACAGGCGAGGCATCCTCCGTCCCAACTGGTTTTGGTGCCCCCCCATCACACTCAATCATGTGCTCCTGGTTGTGGGGTATGGAGTCG AAAGGGGGTTGCCTTACTGGATCATAAAGAACAGTTGGGGAAGGAACTGGGGCGAAAAC GGATATTTTCGCATCTACTGGGGTGAGAAGGCCTGCGGACTGAACCGTTTCCCCATGACTGCCATTGTGTAG